The following coding sequences lie in one Benincasa hispida cultivar B227 chromosome 6, ASM972705v1, whole genome shotgun sequence genomic window:
- the LOC120080345 gene encoding uncharacterized protein LOC120080345 isoform X2, translating to MVTFRGDSANNEALVVTILNRKRSTTVQLPAALFYFLISNLSVTQVMASDGLWDVLSNSEVVGITRDTVKDPGMYLKRLAMEDTTRSSNDNIAIKLLDR from the exons ATGGTCACTTTTAGAG GCGATTCGGCCAACAATGaagctctggtggttacaaTACTTAACAGAAAGAGGTCGACAACGGTTCAACTACCAGCTGCACTGTTCTATTTCTTGATTTCGAATCTTTCTGTAACACAGGTTATGGCTAGTGATGGATTGTGGGATGTCCTTAGCAACTCTGAGGTAGTTGGTATAACCAGGGACACTGTCAAAGATCCAGGAATGTACTTGAAACGACTCGCAATGGAAGATACAACTCGAAGCAGCAACGATAACATTGcg ATAAAACTTTTAGATCGGTAG
- the LOC120080345 gene encoding uncharacterized protein LOC120080345 isoform X1 — protein sequence MIFGSTHIWVICTPLIHFIFKLLGLLSSQMVTFRGDSANNEALVVTILNRKRSTTVQLPAALFYFLISNLSVTQVMASDGLWDVLSNSEVVGITRDTVKDPGMYLKRLAMEDTTRSSNDNIAIKLLDR from the exons ATGATTTTTGGATCAACTCACATTTGG GTAATTTGCACACCATTGATAcactttatttttaaacttttgggGTTGCTCTCATCCCAGATGGTCACTTTTAGAG GCGATTCGGCCAACAATGaagctctggtggttacaaTACTTAACAGAAAGAGGTCGACAACGGTTCAACTACCAGCTGCACTGTTCTATTTCTTGATTTCGAATCTTTCTGTAACACAGGTTATGGCTAGTGATGGATTGTGGGATGTCCTTAGCAACTCTGAGGTAGTTGGTATAACCAGGGACACTGTCAAAGATCCAGGAATGTACTTGAAACGACTCGCAATGGAAGATACAACTCGAAGCAGCAACGATAACATTGcg ATAAAACTTTTAGATCGGTAG